In a genomic window of Muntiacus reevesi chromosome 1, mMunRee1.1, whole genome shotgun sequence:
- the IPO13 gene encoding importin-13 yields MERREEQPGAAGAGAAPALDFTVENVEKALHQLYYDPNIENKNLAQKWLMQAQVSPQAWHFSWQLLQPDKVPEIQYFGASALHIKISRYWSDIPTDQYESLKAQLFTQITRFASGSKIVLTRLCVALASLALSMMPDAWPCAVADMVRLFQAEDSPVDSQGRCLALLELLTVLPEEFQTSRLPQYRKSLVRTSLAVECGAVFPLLEQLLQQPSSPSCVRQKVLKCFSSWVQLEVPLQDCEALIQAAFAALQDSELFDSSVEAIVNAISQPDAQRYVNTLLKLIPLVLGLQDQLRQAVQNGDMETSHGICRIAVALGENHSRALLDQVEHWQSFLALVNMIMFCTGIPGHFPVNETTSSLTLTFWYTLQDDILSFEAEKQAVYQQVYRPVYFQLVDVLLHKAQFPSDEEYGFWSSDEKEQFRIYRVDISDTLMYVYEMLGAELLSNLYDKLGRLLTSSEEPYSWQHTEALLYGFQSIAETIDVNYSDVVPGLIGLIPRISISNVQLADTVMFTIGALSEWLADHPVMINSVLPLVLHALGNPELSISSVSTLKKICRECKYDLPPYAANIVAVSQDVLMKQIHKTSQCMWLMQALGFLLSALQVEEILKNLHSLISPYIQQLEKLAEEIPNPSNKLAIVHILGLLSNLFTTLDVSHHEDDHEGPELRKLPVPQGPNPVVVVLQQVFQLIQKVLSKWLNDAQVVEAVCAIFEKSVKTLLDDFAPMVPQLCEMLGRMYSTIPQASALDLTRQLVHIFAHEPAHFPPIEALFLLVTSVTLTLFQQGPRDHPDIVDSFMQLLAQALKRKPDLFLCERLDVKAVFQCAVLALKFPEAPTVKASCGFFTELLPRCGEVETVGKVVQEDGRMLLIAVLEAIGGQASRSLMDCFADILFALNKHCFSLLSVWIKEALQAPGFPSARLSPEQKDTFSQQILRERVNKRRVKEMVKEFTLLCRGLHGTDYTADY; encoded by the exons ATGGAGCGGCGGGAGGAGCAGCCGGGGGCTGCAGGGGCTGGAGCAGCACCAGCCTTGGACTTCACGGTGGAGAACGTGGAGAAG GCGCTGCACCAGCTCTACTATGACCCCAACATTGAGAACAAGAACCTGGCTCAAAAGTGGCTGATGCAGGCCCAGGTGTCCCCACAGGCCTGGCACTTCAGCTGGCAGCTCCTGCAGCCGGACAAGGTGCCTGAGATCCAGTACTTTGGGGCCAGCGCCCTACACATCAAGATCTCTCGCTACTGGAGTGACATCCCTACTGACCAGTATGAGAGCCTAAAGGCACAGCTCTTCACCCAGATCACCCGCTTTGCCAGTGGCTCCAAGATTGTGCTGACTCGGCTGTGCGTGGCACTGGCCTCACTGGCTCTCAGCATGATGCCCGACGCTTGGCCATGTGCTGTGGCAGATATGGTACGGCTGTTCCAGGCCGAGGACTCACCGGTGGATAGCCAGGGCCGCTGCCTGGCCCTGCTGGAGCTGCTGACAGTGCTGCCCGAGGAGTTCCAGACCAGCCGCCTGCCCCAGTATCGCAAAAGCCTGGTGCGGACCAGCCTGGCAGTGGAGTGTGGGGCTGTCTTCCCACTGCTGGAGCAGCTGCTGCAGCAGCCCAGCTCACCCAGCTGTGTGCGTCAGAAGGTGCTCAAGTGCTTTTCCAGCTGGGTGCAGCTGGAGGTACCACTGCAAGACTGCGAGGCGCTCATTCAGGCTGCCTTCGCTGCTCTGCAGGACTCAGAGCTCTTTGACAGCAGTGTGGAGGCCATTGTCAATGCCATCTCACAGCCTGATGCCCAGAG GTACGTGAACACACTCCTAAAACTCATCCCACTGGTGCTGGGACTGCAGGATCAACTGCGACAGGCAGTACAGAATGGGGACATGGAGACCTCCCACGGCATCTGTCGCATTGCTGTGGCTCTGGGCGAGAACCACTCCCG GGCCTTGCTGGACCAGGTGGAGCACTGGCAGAGCTTCCTGGCCCTCGTCAATATGATCATGTTCTGTACGGGCATCCCTGGCCACTTCCCTGTCAACGAGACCACCAGCTCCCTGACCCTCACCTTCTGGTACACGCTGCAG GATGACATTCTGTCCTTTGAGGCAGAGAAACAGGCTGTGTACCAGCAGGTGTACCGGCCAGTCTACTTCCAGCTGGTGGATGTACTTCTGCACAAGGCCCAGTTCCCTTCTGATGAAGAATATGGATTCTGGTCCTCAGATGAGAAGGAGCAGTTCCGAATTTACAG GGTGGACATCTCAGACACGCTCATGTATGTCTATGAGATGCTGGGGGCCGAGCTCCTCAGCAACCTCTATGACAAGCTGGGCCGTTTGCTCACCAGCTCAGAGGAGCCCTACTCCTGGCAG CACACAGAGGCCCTGCTCTATGGCTTCCAGTCCATCGCAGAGACCATTGATGTCAACTACTCTGATGTGGTGCCTGGGCTCATTGGCCTCATCCCACGGATCAGCATCAGCAACGTGCAGCTGGCAGACACCGTCATGTTCACCATTG GAGCTCTATCTGAGTGGCTGGCTGACCACCCTGTCATGATCAACAGCGTTCTACCCCTTGTGCTGCATGCCTTAGGCAATCCTGAGCTCTCTATCTCTTCTGTGTCCACCCTCAAGAAGATCTGCCGAGAGTGCAAGTATGACCTGCCGCCCTACGCTGCCAACATCGTGGCTGTCTCCCAG GATGTGTTGATGAAACAGATCCATAAG ACGAGCCAGTGCATGTGGCTCATGCAGGCACTGGGCTTCCTGCTATCAGCCTTGCAAGTGGAGGAGATCCTTAAAAACCTGCACTCGCTCATCTCACCATATATCCAGCAGCTGGAGAAGCTGGCAGAAGAGATA CCTAATCCTTCCAACAAGCTGGCCATTGTCCACATCTTGGGGCTTCTCTCCAACCTCTTCACCACACTGGACGTCAGTCACCATGAGGATGATCATGAAGGCCCTGAGCTCCGGAAGCTGCCAGTGCCACAGGGACCCAACCCC GTGGTGGTGGTACTGCAGCAGGTCTTCCAGCTTATTCAGAAGGTGCTGAGCAAATGGCTGAATGATGCCCAGGTGGTAGAG GCTGTGTGCGCTATCTTTGAGAAGTCCGTTAAGACGCTGCTAGATGACTTTGCCCCCATGGTGCCACAGCTGTGTGAGATGCTGGGGCGGATGTACAGCACCATCCCCCAGGCCTCTGCTCTTGACCTCACTCGACAG CTGGTCCACATCTTTGCTCATGAGCCTGCCCACTTTCCCCCCATTGAGGCCCTCTTCCTGCTCGTCACCTCCGTCACACTCACCCTCTTCCAGCAAG gGCCCAGGGATCATCCTGATATTGTTGATTCATTTATGCAACTCCTGGCACAG GCTCTGAAGCGGAAGCCAGATTTGTTCCTATGTGAACGACTGGATGTCAAAGCTGTGTTCCAATGTG CTGTGCTGGCCCTCAAGTTCCCCGAAGCACCTACTGTCAAGGCCTCCTGTGGCTTCTTT ACAGAGCTGCTGCCGCGGTGTGGGGAGGTAGAAACCGTGGGAAAAGTGGTACAGGAGGATGGCCGTATGCTGCTCATAGCAGTGCTGGAG GCCATTGGGGGCCAGGCCTCccgcagcctcatggactgcttTGCCGACATCCTATTTGCTCTGAACAAACACTGCTTCAGCCTCCTGAGCGTGTGGATCAAGGAGGCGCTTCAGGCACCTGGCTTTCCCTCCGCCCGCCTCAGCCCCGAGCAGAAGGACACCTTCAGCCAACAGATCCTTCG CGAGCGAGTAAACAAGAGGCGGGtgaaggagatggtgaaagaattCACACTGCTGTGCCGGGGGCTACATGGCACAGATTACACAGCTGACTACTGA